The genomic interval GAGAAGTTGAATCAACTTTAGTTTTTTCTTCATTGTTAATAATTACAGTTTTATTTTTATTAAAAAAAAGCCATTGCGAACACCATGTTACATTGACTATTACGATAGTGCTTGTGACTTAACCAATGGTAAACTCAGGTCCGCAGCTTGTGACCTTGCAAGACTATATTTTGTTTATTATTATGCAAAGGAAGTGGTAATAAAACGAGATATACTTGTCCTAGGGCAAGTAATGAATTATAGTTATTCTTTAAATTGTCGCTCCATCCGCCATGTGATATATGACAGATAAGGAAAGTTAGTCGCCTCAATTAAACCTTTTAAATTGGGATGGAAGCTATAATGGGCAGGACGTGTCAGCTACAGAGGCTTGTCATGATAGAATCAGCATCACAATGTCAATACAAACAAAATGGACAAACAGGGATTAAAAAACTACATCATAAAAAATTTACCGTTCCCGGACCGCACCCTGAATGGCGTGGTTGAATACTTTGAAGAAATTACGTTTTCGAAAAACGATTTTTTTCTTAAGGCGGGAAAAGTCAACGACCGCTATTTCTTCTTGCAGAGTGGTTTTATGAGAGCTTTTACACACGATGTAGATGGCAAAGAAATAACTACTGCTTTCTACCAAAAAGACAGCGTAGTATTTGAGGTATCATCTTTTTATTTAAGAACCCCATCCACCGAGAATATACAGGCGCTGGCTGATTGCAGAGGCTATGCAATCAGCTATGAACAGCTGAATTTATTGTTGCAGGCTATTCCGGAATTCAGGGAGTATGGGGTGAAGATGTTGGCTAAAGAATATGTATTGTATAAGAAAAGAGCCCTGGAACTAATTAATCTTAGTGGTGAAGCCCGATATGAAAATCTCATCGCCAACAACAAAGAGGTGTTTCAATATGCGCAACTCAAACAGATAGCTTCTTACCTCAATATTACAGATACCTCGTTAAGCAGGATCAGACGTAAATTCTCAACGAATAAATAAAACTAATGAAAAAGATTATCGCAATTCTGTTGCTATACTGTATAGCATCCGATGCTGTAGCACAACAAGATAAAAATCAAATTTTTGAGCATATTGCAATATTACAAGGCGATACAATATCCTTTCCAATTACGCTGGTTGATGCCTTTCCCTTTATATCCGTTACAGTAAATGGAATAAAAGGAAAGTTCATGTTTGATACAGGACTTAAATCGGCCATTGAGATTAACGACAATGCTGTGAAACTACCTGCCAGTAAAAAGACAGGTACGGGCAACGTGGGCAGCGGGCAGTCATTTATTATGAATACAAATGATACCATAACAGAAGTCCGATTCCCTAATGACTTGACCTATCGGAACCTGCTCAATATTAAAAGCGCCAATTTTGATTTCCTGCAGAACAATATAACCACCGACTGTATTGGCTATATCGGTCATGACTTTTATGCTGGATACATCTTTAAACTTGATTATCTGAAAAGGAAAATTACCTTTTATAAAAACACGGAACTACGCAAATCGTCCAAAGACTTCCTGAGGGGAGAAAAGGTACTGGGCATCCTTAATTTTGAGACAAGGAGATTGCCCAACCATCCTTTAGTTCACGTTAAAATCGGGGATGTTGAATTACTTGGTTCGTTTGATACCGGTCAATATGGCATGCTACAATTGGAAAACAATGCTAAAAAAATCCTAACCACAAACGGACTCTTGACCGACATAGGACCGGACGGCCATAATGACCAACAGGTCAATGTAAATGGCATCGAGATCAACGGTATCTTCAGAACAACGCTGAAGGGCGTATATCCAGTGACTATGGAAGAAACTACACCATTTCGAAACGCGATTCGAATTACTGAGTCAAACTACATATGTTTTGGATTTAGATTCTTAGACCAATATAAAACTGTTTGGGACTATAATGATAACAAAATCTATATATTGGAAAAGTAAACACTAACAACCATAATAACTACCAGGTAATCGCGATTTTCCGCCATCCTGAGAGTGGGCAGTCATTTTTGTGCCGGAACAGTGTAGACGGCATTATAAAGCAAGGTGACCGCCTGCAGGCGGTCACCTTGAAAACCCGGGGATTTACATGTTTATGTCCTGGCGGCCCTGTAACAGAAAACTCAACATCTAACACTTTCCTTTGAGCATTATAAAAGCTGAATCCCTATATTTAATGATTTCAACAGCAGCATTCCTTATTCAAAAATTTTCTGCTTCTTATTCCATATCTGCCAATAATTCTCTTTTAATTCGGCACTCAAAAAAGAAGCATTGATCATTTCAAACACCGCTGTATTACGGGACCTAAACTTTTCGTAAATATTAGATCTTACTTTCTCGGGGATAGCAAGCACTACGGCAAGCGCCTCAAAATCCCTTAATTTGATATTTTTCTTTTTTCCGTTGAGTAATAATGCCATTTCTTCCTGATCCTTTGGATATAAGAGATTAACATTCAACAGATCGTATGCGGGGCTCAACGCAATGCCATTTTCCAAATGCAATAAAGAGAAGTTCTTCAGGTGCATATCATTGTTTCCTGTCAGATAACAGAAGACCAATAATTCAAAATATCTTAGAACATCAAGTCCCGGATTCGTACAATGTTGCAGTATCAATTTGCCAGATCTCTCATAAGATCCTTTATACTTATTCTCCGTTAGGAACTCCGACAGCTGACAAAAATCCTCAACATGAATCTTCTTACCCTTTGCTCTGTCAAAACGTCTTGCAATATAAACAAGTGTACCATTAGTAACCCTAAGCAAAGTATGGCTACATACAGTAATATCAAAAAGTTCTGCAAGGTGCATCGTAAGATCTTCCGTTTCAGGCATGGCGGGAAATTCCTTATGCTGTGGCTTCAGTATATATTCCTGCCATAGTCCCTCGATTGTGAGCCTGCCATCACCTTTGTTTTTTCCCAGTGTAACGGGTACCTTAGGCTGGACTCCCGTTACGGCTATATGTTTATTGATAGTCGTGGTTGCCAGATCTTCCAACAGTTGATCATCTAACTTTAGCGTTGGTATAACTTCCGTATTAAAAAAACGTCTCGCACATTTGGCGTGGTATTCCTGATTTGCAGCCTCTTTATAACAAAATAAACAATTAGGCATATTATTCAGTTTCATTTTCAGGCTCAATACTCACTGCACCAATGGCATCCCGACAGGCTAATAATAATAACTCAAAACGATCATTGCCCTTAACTTTCCAATGATCTTTAGCGATATCCAATAACCATCCCTCTGGAATTAATCCATCAAAAAAAGCGAACAAAGTTGTGCTATAATATGCCGCCTTTCTCAATGGCATGGTCAGACTTATTGGTTTTGCTGATCCCTTAGCTAAATACTCTGCATCATATGAGAAATGGTAGCCAGTATCTGATTCTGTAATAAATCCAGCCAGTAAGCTACCGTAAAATACCTTCCCTGTCTTACTCATGATTTCTTGATTTAAGGAGCGGCTATAAGCTCCATTCCAGACAAGAACAATAGCTGATTGACGTTATCCATACGCATAGATGGTTTGCCTTACGCCATTTCACGTATAAAGCCTAATCATAATTTCGATTTCAAGTCAATATCTCCCTGTGTAGTACTTTACTACCTCACTCACCAAAATGACCGGCATGGCATTCGTATAGTTTACAAAATCTGCACGGATCGCATCTCTGTTTGGAGCAATAGCCGCCTGATAATCAGTTAAGCTCTTTACATAAAATGTACCTATAGCCATAAATGGTAAGGGTTGGTTAGGAATACCACTTGAAAGCCCTTTTTCAATAGTATATTTAACCAGATTTGTGCCTAGAAAACCCGCAACCATGGGCATATGCTTAGTTTCATAATACTCCATATTGAAGGTTTTCCCCTCGGCATAAGGGTACATAATGGATATCTTAACCAAGCCTTTTTCAATAACAGTACTATCGTGTTTTGAGGATTGCCTTTGCTGACCAAATGCAGCAAAACAAGTGGCTAAAAGCAAGAATGATAAAATTAGTTTAGGCTTCATGATCAGTTAACTTTAGGTTACAAAATTTAAATTGGTCAATTATTTCCGTTTGTAGCGGCTAAGCGGAAAATTAAACGCGATAAAACCTCCGGCACTATTTTGATGCGGGGAAGGCTTACATAGTCTACTCTTACTTCACTAGAATAATATCTAAGTTAGTATAATATTCAGTTTGTTCCAGCTTTTTGGGTTTGCATTCCACCTTTCTTTTAAGCAATTAGTCAGCTTAGACATCCGCAGGATCAAACCAATCACCGTTTTGCATAACCGCATATAAATGCTTCACCGTAAATCGGGTAACAGGTTCATTATCGTTTCGAAACAATTCGTCCTCACTAAGCTCGAAATGTTCCCTTAGTGCTTCTTTTGAAAGAGAAAAGATGCGAAGATCAATGCCTGCGAATGAGAACTTAAAACGACGGGATACATCGAACAAGAATTCGTATGCTTCTTCTCCGCTAATATTCAAATCATCAAATAACATCGTATTCTCTGTAATGTCATACTGCGGGAATTTTTCCTGGATGAATTCAATCAGCGCTTCCATCGGCGGCAATGCATCAATTTCCTCTTCGCTCAAACTTCTCATATGTTGAACGAGATCAACTGCCTTCTGCATAGCGACTTTCAACTTTTTAAGATCGGGCCTTACAAATGCTATATGATATACTCTATACTGGGTCTCTCTTCCGCCTGTCACCGCAACTTTAAAGAAATTATCAGGATGTCTGATTTGTTCCCATGCATTCCCTATCCAGTCAATTGAAATGTAAAAGTTAAAAGCACGGTCTTTATACATTAATAACCAGATATCGCCCACCAGAATGCCGCGTTGGGATGATAGTGGCACGTTTTCCTCAAGAGGAAAATCTTTATATACTTTTCCATCAAAAACTTCTATTCCAAAATATCTCATAATATAGGACCAGGTTTCAAAGTTAACTAACAGATGGGATGAACCTGAAATTTATTCTACCCGCAAAAACACCAACACCTCCAAAATAAACCAACATATTTTTTTGCAATCCAAATAATTACACTAACTTAATATCCTCATTTTCAGACAGAACGAGTCATGTGAATCAATTGTAGCCCTATTAATTTTACACTCAAAATACCATAATCCCATGGAATCACAAACCACAATGAATCCGCTTCAAAGCGCGCTGATTGCCGTACAGCTTTGTAATGTAGCCGCCGATCATCACCCCGTTCAGAACATCGGTAATCTCGTACCCGGCTGGAAAATAGTCTGGAGCAGTGGCCAGACTACCGACCCCAATTACTCATTTGTAGCGACAAACACCACAGAAGATGTTTATGTATTGACCACCAGAGGCTCTGTTGCAGCAGATAAATTTTATTCTGACTGGGATGGCTTTGTTGACTGGATCATCGAAGACCTGGATGAAGCCTTGGCGTATTGGCCTTTTGCCAGCGCTAAAAAAATGCCTTGTGTCAGCGCTGGCGCTTACGTTGCATTCACAAGTATGCTGATGGCAAAGAATGCGCTGGGAGCCGGCGAATCGCTTCTTGATTTCCTGCTTGCCAAAGCCGTCGGCAGAGGTAAACAATTAATCATTACAGGTCATAGCCTGGGCGGTAATATCGCTAATGTCTATGCTTCTTATTACGTAGAAACCCTTAGACAAAAATCGATACCTGCGGATAATGTATCTCTCTTCACCTTTGCTGCACCGGCGTCTGGCAACAGCGACTTCGTTGACGATCTGGACAGCAAAGTTTATGTAGCGTATCATTATCAGAATACCAATGACGCGGTTCCCAACTTTCCAGTTGCACAAGGCCTCGCTGATACCAGCAAATTCTACGAGCCGAATACGCCGGACGCGGCTAATGTCATCGTAAAATTTAAAGATCAGCAGGCGACGTTGCAAGAGGTTTATCTGATATTGGCTGAACTATTCATGCCCTTTGATTACCAGCAACCAAAGAGAAACTATGTTAAATTTACCGCTGACCTCGATTTGAAATTCAAAGCCAATAACATCGATTCCTGGCTGCAGCAGGCAGGTATACAACATCAGCTTTTCGTTTACGCCGGATATCTTGGCGTAAAACTTCCACCAATCAATAAAGAAACACCAATCGCAGAGATGGCGGTTTAAAATTCCTGAATAATCTTTTCAACATTCGGACAATCCGGAACACAGCACCCGGCTTTTTGAGAATAGCCTCAAAAGGCCGGGTTTTCATTTGTTTCAGGTCTCCCTGTTCAACCATAAACCGCAATAAAGCTTACGTTTTACAGGTTAGTGGTTAGTCATTTTGAAACCCCGACGCTGCTTTCTTAAACCAGTTTAAGTAGATAGATTATTTTCCAATGGACCTTTGACACAGAAAACATCAATGTATGATACGGCCGTTCAAACTTCGTTTAGATGTCAGTATCTACACTGGCAGGTTTCTGTCTTGTGCATGACGTAGTAGGCGCTTCTTACGTAATGCCCATACCACCAACTTGGAAAGAAAGTATTTCTGCAAGCTATCATTCCTTCTTACAAGGAAGGATCTGGCGGCAGATGTATCCCATAATTTAAAAATAGTCATTATGAAAAAATTTGCATTTGTGCTTGTGGTATTGTCTACAGCATTTGCAGTTAACACAAAGGCCCAACATTCAACACATGATGAGGTAAGCAAACACAAACCTAAAGTGCTTTTTCAGAGAGAGATCACTTCCTTACCGGATGTTAAGGGACAAGAAGCTAAGGTAGTACTGGTAAATTTTGCTCCGGGTGAGGTAGCTGGCGCCCACAGGCATCCACAGGCAACAATTGGCTATGTGCTGGAAGGCGAAATAGAATCTACATTTGAAGGCAAGAAGTATGTCTACAAGGCTGGAGATACTTTCTGGGAAGAACCCAATGGCCTGCATAGTGAAACCAAAAATCCAAGCAAGACAAAAGAGGCCAAACTGTTGGTATTCTTTCTTGGGGCAAAAGGAACACCATTCCTTGTTCCGGAGAAAAAATAGTATGCCTGCAGAAAGGTAAACATACAAATAGATATGCAACACAGCTGGGTAAAATGAAGAAGACGCGATTGATCGCGTCTTCTTCATTTTACCCAGTAAGACCTGGCTGGCGCTAAGCATGTATCTATTGTACCGAGGGCGGTGGCGTCTGGCTTCCCCATTTCTCATTCGGTACATTGCCCATTTTCATCAGCAGCTTCCCTCCTTTCATTAGTTCGTCCCGGTACAGCCAGGCATTATCAAGCGGCTTACCGTTGAAGCTTGCCTCCTGTACATAAATATTCTCCTTGCTGTTGTTTTGTGTAATGATGTGAAGCGTTCTGCCATTGCCCAGTTTGATATCTGCGCGGTCAAACAGTGGACTACCCAATTGTATAACCGGCCGCTGGTCGGTAAGTCCTTTGACGTCAAACAATCCCAGGGAGGCCATTACATACCAGGAGCCAAGCTGGCCCTGATCTTCATCCTGCCCATATCCATAACCATGGATGCTTTCTGTGCCGTAAAACTCATCGCAGATAGCACGCGTCCATTTTTGTGTGAGCCAGGGCTTGCCGGAATAGTTAAACAACCAGCTGACGTGCAGGTTAGGCTGATTACCATGATTGTAATTTGCTTTTATACCGGCGAATGCATCGATCGTCTTACCTCCACCAAAACTATTCTCCCGGGCGGTATTGAAGATGTTGTCCAGGCGTGAGTTAAACTCATCTTTACCCATTGCGGCAATAAGGCCGGCAGGATTTTGCGGTACGTAGAATGTATACTGGACCGCATTCCCTTCCTGGAAACCCCGCCAGGGCTCCAGCGGATCAAATTTATCAATGAACCTGCCATCAGCAGTCTTGGGTTGTATCAGCTTCGATTCGGGGTTGAAAAGCATTTTCCACCCATTGGACCTGTTAATGAAATAATCATAATCAGCTGTTTTCCCCATCGCCTTGGCCATTTGCGCAGCAGCAAATGCGCTGTAACTGTATTCCAAAGTATGCGATGCTGAAAACCTTGATCCGGTGGCATCTGTTCTATCCTCCGCAAGAAAAGGCGAGTAACCGTACTTGTTAAAGGCTTCAACATCCAGTTTACCCGCTCCATCCGGCCTGTTACGCCCATCTATTTCGTTTGCTTTTATGGCCTTGTACGCCAGCTCAGTATCATAGTCGCGGATACCGCATTGATAAGCGGCAGCTATTGCCAGTCCTACGAAATTGGTACCGACTCCGGAAGTGAAATGGCCATTGGAGACGCCGTCGGCAAACCAACCCCTTTTTTGATAAATGTCGAGCTGTGAACGGACGTAATCATTATAATGCTCAGGATAAGCAAGCGCCCAGAGCTGCGTCAGGTTCCAGAATGCTCCCCAGATGGCATCGGTGTTATAAAGATTGGGTTGTCCGGCATCGTTAATAATACCCCGGCCTAACAATGCATGATACAATCCCGTGTAAAACTTGGTCTTATCCTTTGCATCCGGACCGCTTACAGAAAGCTTGCCCAGTTCCCGTTGCCAGATCTGTTGCGCACGTTTTCGGGCCTTTGTGAAGTCAAGACCTGCCTTTTCTGCTTCAAGGTTTTTCTTCGCGTTTAACGTAGACGAATACGAGAGGCCTATTTTCAGTTCGACAACTTCCTGATTTGTGGTGGAGAATTCAAGGAACAAACCAGCTCCCTTACCTTTACTTTCAGTAGTGTTTTCTTTCACCTCGCTGGCATTGAATGCCCCTACGGATGCAGGTTGCTTGCTGATCTCTCCATAAAAATACATGCTTACCCTGCCTTCCGGGTCGTATTTTTTAATGTATGCCGGGTAGGTGGTTACAAAGCCTTCAAAATGCGTCTCATCAGTCATGCTTACAGCAGCATCCAGCACCTCGCCGCTTTCCCCCTGCTTATTGCCAATATCCAGTATGATCCGGGAATCTGTGCTGGCGGGGAAAGTATATCTGTGGAAACCCACCCGTTCGGTCGCAGTAAGCTCAGCTACGATGTTATAATCTTCTAGTTTTACTTTGTAATATCCCGGTTGGGCAACTTCGTTTTTATGCCCGAACAAGGATCGATAACCGTTTTTGATCCCTTTTTCGGCGTCCTCCAGGGTTCCGGGTGTCAAGAGCCGACGCCCCGTTGCAGGCATCACCACAACGCCCCCCACCTGCCATTCATGAAAATGAGCGAATCCTTCTATTGACCGGTGCCTGGTATCATAACCAACAGCCTCCCAGCCACTGGGGTTACCATAGTGCCCGTTCGTGGAGGGAGCTAATTTTGCCATGCCGTGCGGCAAGGCAGCAGGTGTGTAAAAGAACCAGCGACTATGCGCAGTCCCGATGCCAGGATCTGCATATTGCAACAGGTTTTCCCGCTGGCTTACGCAGGAACTAAGAAAGACGATGAGTGCTAAAGTATATATATGTCTGTACATTCAACGTGGTTGTATGTACAAACATATAGCTTTAGTAGTTAAATGTCAAGATCCACCCCGTAAATTCCCGTTCACGTCGAACGTGAGGCGATAATCGCGCCTGTTACCCTGTATCATGATATACCATTCCTTTACATGTACAGCCTTGATATGACTAAAGTAAACATGCTGTATAGGTTTGGCGCCCTCAATCGTTTTTGATCTTTCCACTCCTATATCGTAGACCTTTTTTGCCGTACTGAACTTTATTTCATCCAGCGGCATCAGCAACATCTGGAGCGGAAAATGCCGGCTACCTGTAATCTTCACCGGCCGCTGTCTTTCCCATGCCCCATTACTATAGGTGTAGGTGTCGATATTGTCAGGATTGTCCGGATCCTGCAGATCGACAGATATCATACCTCCCCGGTAGTCATAAAAATAAAGGCCTGCCATAAAGAATAGTCTCTTTCCTTTAAAACCAGGCATATTATATAACTCCTGCTGAATACTGTCTAACAGGGCGGCATCGTCGAAAATGCTTTTAAAGCCCTGTTCCGCCTGGACTGCCGAAAAAGCGGTAGATGATGAGAAAATAGTAGATGAAGATGCATTGCTGGTCCCCATTGCATCGCTGTCACCTGCTTTTGTTTTATTGCGCGGTACAGGATGTAAAGTTTCATCAATACTTTTACGGGCCTCTTTACATGATGTTATCAACAAAAAAGTCAGTAGAACAATAAACGTATTATAAGGTGAGCTCTTCATAAAACACAATGTTTTCAGGTTCATCAGGTAGAAACATGATCTCTTTAGGACCTTTGTCCAGTTTATGAACATCCAGCAGTGAGACGATCTTTTTATAAACAGTTGCGTGCATGACACCCTGGTGGTCTGTATATTCGATTTCAAATTGTACCTGCGGCTGCTCATTAATATACATGCCCGTTTGTTCGTAGTTCTGGATGATACCTGTAGTCTTAAGGCCATACATGACCATGCGTAGCGGTTGGGCTGTATCGCCGGATGCTTTGCTGATAAATCCAAGCAGTACTCTCAGGAACAGAACAATGCCGATATTTATCAGCGGTACCGAGATCCAGGGATGCGAAAGCCTTAAAAAACGCCAACCGGCCCCCTCACTCTCCTGCGCATATGAAAAAACGGGGTAAACAATAGCAGCCATCAGGAGGATTAAAAAAATGAGTGAATAGAATAATACAATCCCCTTATTACGCGATACCTGCAGTGTTTTCGGAACAAACGTTATATCCCTCCCATTGAAGCTAACACTCATTGCAATAGTATTACCCACTTCATAACGTTTTTCAAAGGGCCTGCCATCATTCAACTCGTAGGGTACTTCCACCTCAGTACCGGCAAGGTTCCGGAATGCAAGCCTGAGATCGAGCGTAACAGCGTCGCGAATAGCGCCCCGCTTCACCTTCCGGACAATCTTTGCCACAATTGTAGTGCCTTCCCGGGCCGTTTTCTCCAAACGATATTTGTCTGTAAATACCAGCTTTATGAAAAAACGGCTATACATCCCGATAGCGATCAGCCAACTGAGAATACCGAGACCCAGGTAAAAAAAGGCAACCGTAGCGCTCTCCTGTGGTGGTTCATCTGCACTGCCGGTTGTATAGTAAAGAAAAGTCGGTAGTGCAATTGTAAAACCGAGTGTGTACAAAAGCCAAAAGATCTTACCCAGGTCCGCTTTATTCATAATGCTATTTTTATCATGTGCCCTAATACTGTCTCCTCGGTTAAAGTGTCATTTACCCGATAAAAGAGAATTTGTCCTCGAATATTTTTCCAAAAACAGGAACGGGCTTCAGCGCCCCGTTAACCGCGTTGATGATGCCCAGCACCCAGAAGATGGTGATCACAAGGCTAAGCAGGCTCAAAAAGGAAAGCGCAGGAATAATACCTGCAATAATGTTTAACACAATGCTGAAAAGCACACTGACAATGGCCAGTCCCAACGACTGCCGTAAATGATATTTTAGCAGCTTGTCTGCCCTGTCTTTACCGGAAAAATAAGCAACTGCCCAGCCGATCAATGTTACATAGGAGAGAATAGATAGTGTTTTTGTGTTCATGTTTAAATGGTTACGTGTGGCGTTATTACCGGTACAAAGGTGAACTGACATCTGCTCAACAGCAAACCTGACGCGGCTACGAAGCATCTACTTCCCTGCGTAAAGGTGTCTACAATACGACTACAGATTTCCTTAATTATTTA from Chitinophaga filiformis carries:
- a CDS encoding DUF1493 family protein, which gives rise to MRYFGIEVFDGKVYKDFPLEENVPLSSQRGILVGDIWLLMYKDRAFNFYISIDWIGNAWEQIRHPDNFFKVAVTGGRETQYRVYHIAFVRPDLKKLKVAMQKAVDLVQHMRSLSEEEIDALPPMEALIEFIQEKFPQYDITENTMLFDDLNISGEEAYEFLFDVSRRFKFSFAGIDLRIFSLSKEALREHFELSEDELFRNDNEPVTRFTVKHLYAVMQNGDWFDPADV
- a CDS encoding GH92 family glycosyl hydrolase, with amino-acid sequence MYRHIYTLALIVFLSSCVSQRENLLQYADPGIGTAHSRWFFYTPAALPHGMAKLAPSTNGHYGNPSGWEAVGYDTRHRSIEGFAHFHEWQVGGVVVMPATGRRLLTPGTLEDAEKGIKNGYRSLFGHKNEVAQPGYYKVKLEDYNIVAELTATERVGFHRYTFPASTDSRIILDIGNKQGESGEVLDAAVSMTDETHFEGFVTTYPAYIKKYDPEGRVSMYFYGEISKQPASVGAFNASEVKENTTESKGKGAGLFLEFSTTNQEVVELKIGLSYSSTLNAKKNLEAEKAGLDFTKARKRAQQIWQRELGKLSVSGPDAKDKTKFYTGLYHALLGRGIINDAGQPNLYNTDAIWGAFWNLTQLWALAYPEHYNDYVRSQLDIYQKRGWFADGVSNGHFTSGVGTNFVGLAIAAAYQCGIRDYDTELAYKAIKANEIDGRNRPDGAGKLDVEAFNKYGYSPFLAEDRTDATGSRFSASHTLEYSYSAFAAAQMAKAMGKTADYDYFINRSNGWKMLFNPESKLIQPKTADGRFIDKFDPLEPWRGFQEGNAVQYTFYVPQNPAGLIAAMGKDEFNSRLDNIFNTARENSFGGGKTIDAFAGIKANYNHGNQPNLHVSWLFNYSGKPWLTQKWTRAICDEFYGTESIHGYGYGQDEDQGQLGSWYVMASLGLFDVKGLTDQRPVIQLGSPLFDRADIKLGNGRTLHIITQNNSKENIYVQEASFNGKPLDNAWLYRDELMKGGKLLMKMGNVPNEKWGSQTPPPSVQ
- a CDS encoding DUF4870 domain-containing protein translates to MNTKTLSILSYVTLIGWAVAYFSGKDRADKLLKYHLRQSLGLAIVSVLFSIVLNIIAGIIPALSFLSLLSLVITIFWVLGIINAVNGALKPVPVFGKIFEDKFSFIG
- a CDS encoding cupin domain-containing protein, which encodes MKKFAFVLVVLSTAFAVNTKAQHSTHDEVSKHKPKVLFQREITSLPDVKGQEAKVVLVNFAPGEVAGAHRHPQATIGYVLEGEIESTFEGKKYVYKAGDTFWEEPNGLHSETKNPSKTKEAKLLVFFLGAKGTPFLVPEKK
- a CDS encoding lipase family protein — protein: MESQTTMNPLQSALIAVQLCNVAADHHPVQNIGNLVPGWKIVWSSGQTTDPNYSFVATNTTEDVYVLTTRGSVAADKFYSDWDGFVDWIIEDLDEALAYWPFASAKKMPCVSAGAYVAFTSMLMAKNALGAGESLLDFLLAKAVGRGKQLIITGHSLGGNIANVYASYYVETLRQKSIPADNVSLFTFAAPASGNSDFVDDLDSKVYVAYHYQNTNDAVPNFPVAQGLADTSKFYEPNTPDAANVIVKFKDQQATLQEVYLILAELFMPFDYQQPKRNYVKFTADLDLKFKANNIDSWLQQAGIQHQLFVYAGYLGVKLPPINKETPIAEMAV
- a CDS encoding HipA N-terminal domain-containing protein; the encoded protein is MSKTGKVFYGSLLAGFITESDTGYHFSYDAEYLAKGSAKPISLTMPLRKAAYYSTTLFAFFDGLIPEGWLLDIAKDHWKVKGNDRFELLLLACRDAIGAVSIEPENETE
- a CDS encoding Crp/Fnr family transcriptional regulator, producing the protein MDKQGLKNYIIKNLPFPDRTLNGVVEYFEEITFSKNDFFLKAGKVNDRYFFLQSGFMRAFTHDVDGKEITTAFYQKDSVVFEVSSFYLRTPSTENIQALADCRGYAISYEQLNLLLQAIPEFREYGVKMLAKEYVLYKKRALELINLSGEARYENLIANNKEVFQYAQLKQIASYLNITDTSLSRIRRKFSTNK
- a CDS encoding EthD family reductase; amino-acid sequence: MKPKLILSFLLLATCFAAFGQQRQSSKHDSTVIEKGLVKISIMYPYAEGKTFNMEYYETKHMPMVAGFLGTNLVKYTIEKGLSSGIPNQPLPFMAIGTFYVKSLTDYQAAIAPNRDAIRADFVNYTNAMPVILVSEVVKYYTGRY
- a CDS encoding HipA domain-containing protein — translated: MKLNNMPNCLFCYKEAANQEYHAKCARRFFNTEVIPTLKLDDQLLEDLATTTINKHIAVTGVQPKVPVTLGKNKGDGRLTIEGLWQEYILKPQHKEFPAMPETEDLTMHLAELFDITVCSHTLLRVTNGTLVYIARRFDRAKGKKIHVEDFCQLSEFLTENKYKGSYERSGKLILQHCTNPGLDVLRYFELLVFCYLTGNNDMHLKNFSLLHLENGIALSPAYDLLNVNLLYPKDQEEMALLLNGKKKNIKLRDFEALAVVLAIPEKVRSNIYEKFRSRNTAVFEMINASFLSAELKENYWQIWNKKQKIFE